The nucleotide sequence ccacctcttcttataattcaCTCCAAGACGACTCCACTattcactttgacctcaataataaacacacagtattatTACCTTTccgacagtttcaacttaaaaactgagaaatcataaccttgtaaaagtagaatggCAGAGCCACATTGCACAGGTGGTTGTAATGTTATGCCTGAAGAGCCGTTGAAGAGCTCCCAGTctcacctgctctcaccaccTGATGTGGCCACATCCCATGTTGCTCAAACGTACTGCAGAATATAGACTATATAGTTGATGCAATTATTTCCTGCCTGAAGACTCTTTGACCTTAAAACACACTATAACaacttttacaatatttttttttaaaaaatctgtgtcTGAGCATTTGAGTTCAAATCTACTATACCATCACAGGGGGCAAGGGAGCAATTGTTTAGTGTGAGTTAGGGGTTGTGTCTAGGACCTAAAACTTTCTTGTTTCTCCGTCCTAAACACAACCCCTAACTCACTCTTGTCCCTTGAGTCTGCAACCAGTAATAACTGTAACAACACTAATGGCaaattcattacatttattccatttaaactttaaaggtTTTAGTCCCGAAAATACTGAGTGGTTTCACTCAGATGTGAAGGTTTTTACTTAAACTTGGCTAAAACAACACATTCACTTTGAGTGGGAAATAAAAGCATGCATTGTAATAAGTTTAAATATGAATACATCTGAAGTAATTGATTGATTACTCAGTTGATCAAATGATACATTGTAAATAATATGTACCTATATAGCTCTTATTTTTACCCAACTACTTCCAGCAACTTCCAGCAACTAGTTCCAGCTTCTTAAATGTGAAGATGTCCggcattttctttattttgtatgaCCAgatatttgaattcaaattttcagcaattttacaccaattatttattaaaagaacAATTTTGCAACTTATTACTTTTTTTGGTACCTGTGAGGAGGAAGGATAGATAAGTGCATGAAAGCCTTGTTAACACAGATTTTCCTGCTATTCTAATTTCATCATCATCGTACActtctgcacaaaaaaatatttctaaacatAACCCTTTACCCTTTGCTTAGATTGGCCATTTTCCCTACATTTATGAGGCTGTTTCTAAAATGTCTCCCATTTACAAGTAGCCAAACATACTGCCTGTTTCTTACAGTATTTCTcactaaaacacaaaattagagCGTCatcaacaaaatgtttcaaacacGCTGTCAAAAAACTTCTTCCTGCTGTTTTGTATGCTATGAAGCTTTGAAGGACATTTacagatacatttacattttaataaagcatttttGTCTATTTAGCTTATTTGGTAATGACCAGAATAGTGTATTATaaagctttatttaattttatgttcaGCAACACAACCACAAGGCCATGGATGACTTGTCAATGTGACATAGTGACAGATCCCGTCTGGCCACGCTCCTTAGGTGCGATGCCTTTTTGTTTTACGACCCAGAGTCTGATTACTTTCTTGATCTCACTGGTTCTCAGACAGTAGATGAATGGGTTGATCAGTGGAGGGAAAAGACTGTAGAAGAGAGTGGTGGCTATATTTTTGTCAGGAGTCATTTTCAGATCAGGAATGAAAGGTGTGGAGTAGACAAAGAAACGTGGTATGTAGTAGATGGAAAGAATACAACCCTGGGTGGCACAGGTAGAGAAGGTCTTCATTCGGCCCTGAAGAGAACAAAgactttggattaaaaaaacatgaaaaatgaaataaaaatggccAAAGctgtgtcaaagaaaaaaatcctcaGCAATGAGTTACctttattacaaaaagatctGTTTGTTTCTGACAAAAAATGTCTCATTACTTTTACCTGTCCACTGGCCATGCGAAGTACCTTTAACGCTTTACTTTAACTTAAgacaaatttgtaatttttattacaaCAAGATCTGGTTTAATctgacaaacaaaatacaaaatacatcaTTCATTTACCTGTACACTGGCCATGCGCAATACTGAGATGACGATACAAATGTAAGAGAAGATGATGAAGGAGAAAGGAACATAAAGAATAAACATTGCTACAGAATAGGCGTCGCTCATTTGTTGCTTCCCATCTCCACACACTAGAGCTGAGAGCGACATGTGGTTACAGAAGCCATGTGTGATTTGGTTGGGGCCACAAAACTGCATCATCATGAGGCCGATGGTTGTAATGCTGGGGAAGATGTGTGCCACCAACCAAGAGAAGAGAATCAGACCTCTCATGGTTTGGTTTGTCATCAACATCAGGTAtctgagaaagagaaggagaaatgtgaggaggaaataaaaatgataatcaTGTTGTGAAACTGCTTATCTTCACCTGAGGGGAAAACAGATGGCTAAATATCGGTCCAGGGCCATAGTCAATAAAATCAAGGATGTCAAGGAGCCAAAATAGTGAATCATGTGCTGTTGGAAGAGGCAAGTGTGAAAGCCAAGACTCCCATCATTCCACCAGTAGCGAGCAATTAGCTTAGGCGAGACCACTGTAGCAAAACCTACAGGGCAAAAAAAGTTACAGAGTGTGCTTGAACTTTGATTTATAAAACAGTGTATCCTTTCATAGACAAGAGctctaaaaaagacaaatggcaGATGACAGAAACAATACCATATTTACCGATGTCTGAGAGGGCCAGGCTGACCATGACGATGTACATGGGCTTTTGGAGGCTCTGCTCCAAAGCAAACACCAGCACCAGCAGGAGGTTCCCCACCGCTGTGGTCAcatagaggaagaagaagaaccaCCCCACTAGGTGAAAATACTCTGACTGCAGACTTGGGAAGCCCACAATAAAGAACTCTGACACACGGGTGTAGTTCTCATCCACCTGAAACATAATGAAACATATAGAGACAGGATGATGTGAGAAATGCGAGCAGCAGCCTCTCAGTTTTATAAAGATTTTGTGACACGTCATGGAAAGTATCTTGACGGAACTTTTCCCAGTGGAGGTAAAAAAGTACACTTTCCTCGCCAGTTGTATCATTTTTAAGTGATGTGTAATGAAGGATGGTGTTAATTTGTGATTTTAGTATTCCAATAATTTCCTTCCCAGGGTGTTGTAACAGTATAGTGTGGAAGAAATATtctatatgaaaaataaaacacaatataacCATGGCTGTGACATTTCACTCACTTTGTTACAGTCACGctttcattttactgttgtccattttctttttttgcccaGAGATTTTCCCTCTTTTACTTTCGGATCTTGCCCCTTCCCTTTGTTACCGCCTCCCACCACTGCACACTGTCAAATCCCCCTTCCTTGCATGTCATCAGTCATCAATCCCTGTATTTATCGTCATCATCATTTGCCTGATTGTCTTTAGCCTCCGTGCTTTGACATCATGACCGATGATAAGGCAGGCGCCctacagctgctctgtgtctgaTTGACCTTATGTCCTGCCTCCTATTGTCTCGGGTCTTCTTTCCTGCTGCTTTGCTAAACATTTACCCCATTGCTACTTTATGCCACATATCTTTATCAACCCCAAAAGATAATGACTCTGACCTCTTCTCttgtatttgtaataaaacatcataaaaaccataaaaactTAGCCCTCTGTCTACTGTTCTGCTTTTGGGTCTGTCTAATCACTATGTCTACCCAGCAGATGTTGGCAGTTTGTGGAAAGAGGTAATGTTTCATATGTTTCACGTTTCATGCTCATGAACAGCAGCTACTCCACCATTTTCCAGGCAGTCACACAGTTTTTACCAATTACGAGAGCTTTTAAAACCGCTTCTTGACCAGGCTTTGGATCACACAACAGCAACGCAGTGTGACAGACTACACGGTAGAATTTTGACTCCTGGCGGCCCACAGTTAGCGAAACAATTATAGTGCTTTCGATGACTTATCAAGGTCTGTCTTCTGCAGCGGACAAATTAACTTCAGGAGCTTGTATCTTATTTATTAAACTTAGTCTTTGAAATTCACACCACTCAGTGATCATGAGAGATGAGTGGAAGGCAGTCTTTAGCAAACAACAATACCCTTTAAAGGCATTACTGCCTTTTGGTCCAACTAATGCCCTGACTGTCTTCCAAGTTCTTGTTAATGATGTTCTCAGGTGTGGTCAACCAGATGGTTTCTGTCTATTGAAACAATATATCATTTTCTGAAGACCCCCAAGAACACAATCGACATATTAGAGCATTATTATAGAGTTTTAGTGAACGAACATTATGGTAAAGCTTAAAAGTGCGGGTTCCATGCTGCCTCTGTTTCTTTCCTTGGTTTTGTGATCCCCACACAatgctttttattaatttccacCAGAGATTCATCGGAGGCTACAATTTGGCGGCAACATCTTTAGACAAACTTATGTCAAGCCATGATCCCTGCATTTAGTCTCTGGAGGCTGAAGCCAACTTAAACACACTTAAATGCTGCTTCACCCCTTCTCACCATACTGGACCCTAAACACTTTTTGCTTTTGAGGTGGACGCTTCACAGGGGTTAGTGCTATTTTGTCTCAAAGCTCTTTTCTTGAAAACAAGCTCGGGGGGTTCTGTCTAAATGCTAACCCACTGTTGTAGCTTCATGTTTCTCTAACTATTAGTAACTGACAGAAGTAAAGCTGAGAATGACTCTGACCACAGAGAGTAAAGAATTATATATCAAAACTATCCACAAAATTCTACTTACATTGATGTTGCCTGTAACCTCCCTTATGTTTGCCATAAACCCTCTTAAAATGAGCTACAAATGCCTCATGCAATGAGATTGAGAGGTCAAAGGCATATTCAAATAAACCTGACTCGCTGcaaatgtgagaaaatgtgtaATTGACCCCATTCTGCCTTTTGTTGATGAGCTGCAATAAAAGAGTAAATGCCAAGCCCCAGATTTTTATGTCATATGTAGTTTGGATTAAATCTTCAACCAATTCACATTTGGTAGATGGAAGATCTGGGAATAATATAGCATTCTTAAACAGTTTACTTATCTGcttattataaataaagtagaaaGACTGAtgaaaggatgttttttttttttaatttctttccaCCTGCTGGAAAAAATGATGAAACCTGAATAAGGTGAAAATGCAACATGATTCATTTTTTCCCAAATAGGAAATTAATTGTTAGGATACCGcatatttaaactgttgttaAGATTTTCGCATTCCCTGCAATAATTATAAAACTATGATTGattctttagttttattaagttttatctgacatttcagctgtttctctcagtttttttaatttacaagttGATTGAATCAAAGTGCTCTTGgtacacaaacagacagcaggAATGCAAACCCCGTAAAAATTCCTGTTTAGCAGGGTACACACGCTTGCATTGATTTCccagtaaaatatatttttttgtctgtttagcTTATTCTTAATTGAGTAAAATAGTATATTGTAAAACTTGATTTAATTTATGTTCATCAAAACAAACTTACAATGTCATGACTGATTTGTCAGTGGGATGTTGTGACAGCAATAATTTGGTTGTTCTCTGTAGGTGTAATGCCCGTATGTTTCGTGACCCAGAGTCTGATTACTT is from Channa argus isolate prfri chromosome 22, Channa argus male v1.0, whole genome shotgun sequence and encodes:
- the LOC137108188 gene encoding olfactory receptor 1-like; the protein is MTCHKIFIKLRGCCSHFSHHPVSICFIMFQVDENYTRVSEFFIVGFPSLQSEYFHLVGWFFFFLYVTTAVGNLLLVLVFALEQSLQKPMYIVMVSLALSDIGFATVVSPKLIARYWWNDGSLGFHTCLFQQHMIHYFGSLTSLILLTMALDRYLAICFPLRYLMLMTNQTMRGLILFSWLVAHIFPSITTIGLMMMQFCGPNQITHGFCNHMSLSALVCGDGKQQMSDAYSVAMFILYVPFSFIIFSYICIVISVLRMASVQGRMKTFSTCATQGCILSIYYIPRFFVYSTPFIPDLKMTPDKNIATTLFYSLFPPLINPFIYCLRTSEIKKMRLKHKNGDNGSDLQLTGERVVIGKIGNWIRTLACAHTA